Below is a window of Candidatus Thermokryptus mobilis DNA.
AAAAATAAAATCTCAAATGAATTGGTTTCAATTTTAAGCGTCCCTGAAGTGGAACTCCCAGCTCAAGTCAACAAGATTCTTGATCTACAAAAAGAAAAACAGAAGTTGATAAACTCTTTGACCGAGAGAATAATTGATTTTGAAGCCGAGAAACTGCTCCAAAGTTCAGAAAAGATAAACGGAATAAATTTTGTGATCGCAAAATTTGAGAACAGATCTGTTAACGAGTTGAAAATTTTTGCAAGGAAATTTTTAAACCTGCCAAACACTGTTTCTATCCTTGGTTCAAAAACTGATGGAGCAAATGTAATTATGACAAGGTCACCTGAAGTTGAAATTGACTTAAGAGAGATTTTGAAAGAGGTTTTATCTGTAACTGAAGGAAGAGGTGGGGGGAAAGCGGACTTTGTGCAATGTGGTGGCTCAGCTGAAAATTTTGAAAAAATGTTTGACATAAGCGTTGAAAAATTGAAAACAAAGATTTCCTAAACTATGCCCGGGGATTATATCTGTGCTCATATCATAGTAAAAGGACTTGTTCAAGGTGTTGGCTTTAGATGGTTCGTCCAAAAACACGCAAATCATCTCGGTTTAAACGGCTGGGTCAGAAACCTATCAAACGGTGATGTTGAAATTGAAGTTGAAGGAGAACGCTCGCTCGTTGAAGAACTTATAAAACTTGTCAAAGTCGGACCAAGATACGCCCAAGTTGAAGATGTCCAAATAAACTGGAAACCATACGAGGGCAAATACAAATCATTTGAAATAAAAGGTTGGTATTGAATTGAAGGTTGGCATCGGTTATGACATACATCCGCTTGTGAAGGGAAGAAAACTTTATATCGGTGGGGTTGAAATCCCCTCAGAAAAGGGCTCGCTTGGACATTCCGACGGCGATGTCTTGATACACGCTATTTGCGATGCATTGCTTGGAGCAATGGGCACTGGAAATATTGGAGAACTTTTTCCCGACACCGATGAAAAATTTAAAGACGCAAAAAGTGAAATCTTTTTAAAACAAGTCAAAAAAATTCTTGATGAAAATAACTTTGAAATCTTGAACATTGACTCAACCGTCATACTTGAAGATGTCAAGCTCTCGCCTTTCGTCAAAGAGATAAAGGGAAGATTAAGCGAGATACTTGAAATTCAACCCGATAAAATTTCCATCAAGCCGAAAAGAAATGAAAAGTTTGATTCGCTTGGAAGAGGTGAGGCGATCGCTTGCTTTGCCATCGTCTTGATAAAACCAAAGGGAGATT
It encodes the following:
- a CDS encoding acylphosphatase translates to MPGDYICAHIIVKGLVQGVGFRWFVQKHANHLGLNGWVRNLSNGDVEIEVEGERSLVEELIKLVKVGPRYAQVEDVQINWKPYEGKYKSFEIKGWY
- the ispF gene encoding 2-C-methyl-D-erythritol 2,4-cyclodiphosphate synthase translates to MELKVGIGYDIHPLVKGRKLYIGGVEIPSEKGSLGHSDGDVLIHAICDALLGAMGTGNIGELFPDTDEKFKDAKSEIFLKQVKKILDENNFEILNIDSTVILEDVKLSPFVKEIKGRLSEILEIQPDKISIKPKRNEKFDSLGRGEAIACFAIVLIKPKGDLNGDKRNS